One stretch of Chryseobacterium fluminis DNA includes these proteins:
- a CDS encoding MFS transporter encodes MSEVISQPPSIKKILPLILATAIFMQMLDSTILNTSLPSIARELNESPLNMQNAIISYVLTLAVFMPASGFLADRFGTKKVFIFSLILFSLGSLFCAMSQNLTHLVISRVIQGVGGSLMTPVGKLALIKTFDKNELLKAMNYAIIPALIGPVLGPLVGGYMVDYLSWHWIFLINIPIGILGIVLGLKFMPDYKSENVDFDLKGFLIFAAASLLLSVSLELFGDLQNTTPVLVIFILGFLFMYYYYRHAKRDKSPIFPLNLFQVRTFRVGIVGNLATRLGISAVPLLLPLMIQIAYKQSAVTSGWIIAPMAITAMFGKSYVIKILDKFGYRQTLMTNTFIIGTLICLLAIPDIHTSLYWFIPIIAVLGFFNSIQFTSMNTISIADLRNFQTSSGNSLLAVNQQLAIGFGIAFGLIVLKIFENSDLVNGEVHNAFRGTFLTVGILTILSGFVFRRLHISDGKNMQSKEE; translated from the coding sequence ATGTCAGAAGTAATCTCACAACCCCCTTCAATTAAAAAAATTCTCCCGCTGATTCTGGCCACTGCCATCTTTATGCAGATGCTGGATTCGACGATCCTCAACACTTCCCTGCCTTCTATCGCGAGAGAACTGAACGAATCTCCGCTTAATATGCAGAATGCTATTATCAGCTATGTATTGACATTAGCGGTATTTATGCCGGCAAGCGGATTTCTGGCAGACCGGTTCGGAACAAAAAAGGTCTTTATTTTTTCTTTAATTCTTTTCAGTCTGGGGTCGCTGTTTTGTGCCATGTCCCAAAACCTTACCCATCTTGTTATTTCCCGGGTCATTCAGGGTGTGGGAGGAAGCTTGATGACCCCTGTGGGCAAATTGGCATTAATAAAAACTTTTGATAAAAATGAATTGCTGAAAGCCATGAATTACGCTATTATTCCTGCACTGATAGGCCCTGTTTTAGGTCCTTTGGTAGGAGGTTATATGGTAGATTATCTTTCATGGCACTGGATTTTTTTAATTAACATCCCCATTGGGATTCTCGGAATTGTTTTAGGATTAAAATTCATGCCTGACTATAAATCCGAAAATGTAGATTTCGACTTAAAAGGTTTTCTGATCTTTGCTGCTGCCTCCCTCCTGCTTTCTGTTTCGCTGGAGCTTTTCGGCGATCTTCAGAATACCACACCTGTTTTGGTGATCTTCATTTTAGGCTTTCTTTTTATGTATTATTATTACCGGCACGCCAAAAGAGATAAAAGTCCTATCTTCCCCCTGAACTTATTCCAGGTGAGAACCTTCCGGGTAGGGATCGTAGGAAATCTGGCCACCAGATTAGGAATCAGTGCAGTTCCTTTATTGCTGCCGCTGATGATTCAGATTGCGTATAAACAGTCGGCGGTAACTTCGGGATGGATTATTGCCCCGATGGCCATCACCGCAATGTTCGGAAAATCTTACGTCATTAAAATCCTGGATAAATTCGGATACCGGCAAACCTTAATGACCAATACTTTCATCATCGGGACTTTGATCTGTCTTCTTGCCATTCCTGATATCCATACTTCGTTGTACTGGTTTATCCCGATTATTGCTGTTTTAGGCTTTTTCAACTCGATTCAGTTTACTTCCATGAATACCATTTCGATCGCTGACCTGAGAAACTTCCAGACCAGCAGCGGAAACTCACTTTTAGCCGTAAATCAACAGCTTGCCATCGGTTTCGGAATTGCTTTCGGGCTCATTGTTCTGAAAATATTCGAAAATTCAGATCTTGTCAACGGGGAAGTTCATAACGCGTTCAGAGGCACATTCCTTACTGTGGGCATTTTAACGATTCTTTCCGGGTTTGTATTCAGAAGACTTCATATTTCTGATGGTAAGAATATGCAGTCTAAGGAGGAATAA
- a CDS encoding GLPGLI family protein translates to MHQRILISFFILLFYLSSAQTYEVQYTSSYNGKEVTGQTPTLVWANERENYILTNKIRERKAEYPFEITKVEKPANTVISFAFLKPNEIISASDTESVGKQTFELTDETKKILGYTCKKAVTKINSNTIEVWYTKDLKIKGGPSALGQNLGFVLEIERNKNSMITATSIRKVKKTGIENVLKGSISPTDQLGYKDLLWKSRFTTLNIFDHETVNFSDQSKSDGNIKRFANGTIILKKIKFPKISEGELIFTELRQQSNGDAYDRTGTVFIVPENTSQSFFDGLEKGAKTLPVYDNGNGKQYYGITATENYSPAIEMMRFFTAFGINKFNHIQLKDKNWQSVSPYRQDITELKPSLSEKELWVGVFIGNYDKGGHQVSLEITIHKSDQTVSRNNTVIPLFNSLNIMEMAGQDYSTMFNNDNGLSVEFTLKKDLKSAQLRYITTGHGGWENGDEFIPKTNSVFLDGKMAYSFVPWRTDCGSYRLYNPASGNFPDGLSSSDLSRSNWCPGTVTNPNFIPLGDLKAGKHRIQIKIPQGLPEGTSFSSWNVSGVLLGSE, encoded by the coding sequence ATGCATCAAAGAATTTTAATAAGTTTCTTTATTCTATTGTTCTATCTGAGTTCTGCGCAGACTTATGAAGTTCAGTACACCAGTTCATACAACGGAAAAGAGGTGACCGGACAAACGCCTACCCTGGTGTGGGCCAACGAAAGAGAAAATTACATCCTTACTAATAAAATCAGGGAACGGAAGGCGGAGTATCCGTTTGAAATAACAAAAGTCGAGAAACCAGCCAATACTGTTATCTCTTTTGCATTTTTAAAACCGAATGAGATCATCTCGGCATCAGATACAGAATCGGTAGGAAAACAGACTTTCGAACTGACAGACGAAACAAAGAAAATCCTGGGCTATACCTGCAAAAAGGCGGTAACTAAAATTAATTCCAACACCATCGAAGTCTGGTATACCAAGGATCTGAAAATAAAAGGCGGACCTTCTGCTCTTGGACAGAACCTGGGCTTCGTCCTTGAAATTGAAAGAAATAAAAATTCAATGATTACTGCCACTTCGATCAGAAAAGTAAAAAAAACGGGTATAGAAAATGTATTGAAAGGATCCATCAGTCCCACTGATCAGTTAGGTTATAAAGACCTGCTATGGAAAAGCAGGTTTACAACATTAAATATTTTCGACCATGAAACGGTTAACTTCTCGGACCAGTCAAAATCCGATGGGAACATAAAAAGATTTGCCAACGGAACCATCATTCTCAAAAAAATCAAATTTCCGAAGATCTCTGAGGGTGAGCTTATCTTTACCGAACTCAGACAACAATCTAATGGAGATGCTTATGACCGGACAGGAACCGTTTTTATTGTTCCGGAAAATACATCACAGTCTTTTTTTGACGGACTTGAAAAAGGAGCTAAGACACTTCCGGTATACGATAATGGAAACGGAAAACAGTATTATGGAATAACCGCTACAGAAAACTACAGTCCCGCCATTGAAATGATGCGCTTCTTTACGGCTTTTGGCATTAATAAGTTTAATCATATTCAGCTGAAAGATAAAAACTGGCAAAGTGTGAGCCCGTACCGTCAGGATATCACAGAGCTGAAACCGTCACTTTCTGAAAAAGAACTCTGGGTAGGCGTATTTATAGGAAATTACGATAAAGGCGGCCATCAGGTAAGTCTGGAAATCACGATCCATAAAAGTGATCAGACCGTCAGCAGAAACAATACGGTGATCCCTTTATTCAACAGCTTAAATATTATGGAAATGGCGGGACAGGACTATTCCACTATGTTCAATAACGATAATGGTTTATCGGTAGAATTCACGTTAAAAAAAGATCTGAAAAGCGCACAGCTGAGATATATCACAACAGGTCATGGCGGCTGGGAAAACGGAGACGAATTCATTCCTAAAACCAATTCTGTTTTTCTCGATGGAAAAATGGCTTATTCTTTTGTTCCCTGGAGGACAGACTGTGGCTCTTACCGTCTTTATAATCCAGCTTCAGGAAATTTCCCGGACGGGCTTTCATCATCAGACCTCAGCAGATCCAACTGGTGTCCCGGAACGGTTACCAACCCCAATTTCATCCCTCTCGGAGACCTCAAAGCAGGCAAACACCGCATTCAGATTAAAATTCCTCAGGGTCTGCCGGAAGGAACAAGCTTCAGTTCCTGGAATGTTTCGGGAGTACTCTTAGGGTCCGAATAA
- the asnB gene encoding asparagine synthase B — translation MCGIVCLFDAKQKTEILRPQVLEMSKRIRHRGPDWSGVFQNEKVIFSHERLAIVDPTSGKQPLFSKDGTIVLAVNGEIYNHRELKEEFPDYEFQTQSDCEVILALYGKYGKDFVEKLNGIFAFSLYDIKNDTYLIARDHMGICPLYHGWDKNGNYYVASELKALEGICKTIETFLPGHLVYSEDGSQLQQWYTRDWERFDHVKDNETDISKIRKGLEDAVHRQLMSDVPYGVLLSGGLDSSVISAITAKFARQRIESGDTQEAWYPRLHSFAVGLEGSPDLAAAQKAAEHIGSVHHEVNFTVQEGLDAIRDVIYHLETYDVTTIRASTPMYLLARVIKSMGIKMVLSGEGSDELFGGYLYFHKAPNAKEFHDETVRKLGKLHLYDCLRANKALMSWGIEGRVPFLDKEFMDIAMTVNPKDKMISASEGKIEKWVLRKAFEDVLPDSIVWRQKEQFSDGVGYSWIDTLKEVAEKEVSDEVMAHAKFRFPVNTPQNKEEYRYRTIFEEHFPSETSAATVPSVPSVACSTPIALEWDEAFKKMNDPSGRAVKVHETSYE, via the coding sequence ATGTGCGGAATTGTATGCTTGTTTGATGCCAAACAAAAAACAGAAATATTGAGACCTCAGGTTTTGGAAATGTCAAAGAGAATTCGCCACAGAGGGCCTGACTGGAGCGGTGTCTTTCAAAATGAAAAGGTAATTTTCTCCCACGAAAGACTCGCCATTGTAGATCCTACCTCTGGAAAACAGCCGTTATTTTCGAAAGACGGTACCATTGTTTTAGCGGTAAACGGAGAAATATATAACCACAGGGAATTAAAAGAGGAATTTCCGGATTATGAATTTCAGACACAGTCGGACTGTGAAGTTATCCTGGCACTTTACGGGAAATACGGAAAAGATTTTGTAGAGAAACTCAACGGCATTTTTGCCTTCTCACTTTATGACATTAAAAATGACACCTATTTAATTGCCCGTGACCATATGGGAATCTGCCCTCTTTATCATGGCTGGGACAAAAACGGAAATTACTATGTCGCTTCCGAACTGAAAGCACTGGAAGGAATCTGCAAAACGATCGAAACATTTTTACCGGGACATCTTGTATACAGTGAAGATGGCAGCCAGCTTCAGCAGTGGTACACCAGAGACTGGGAGCGCTTTGACCATGTAAAAGATAATGAAACTGATATCTCAAAAATAAGAAAAGGACTGGAAGATGCTGTACACAGACAGTTGATGAGTGACGTCCCTTACGGTGTCCTGCTTTCCGGAGGGTTGGATTCTTCGGTTATTTCTGCCATCACAGCCAAGTTCGCAAGGCAGAGAATTGAAAGTGGAGACACACAGGAAGCCTGGTATCCAAGATTACACAGTTTTGCGGTAGGACTGGAAGGTTCCCCGGATCTGGCCGCCGCTCAGAAAGCAGCTGAACATATCGGTTCTGTTCACCATGAAGTTAACTTTACTGTTCAGGAAGGCCTGGATGCGATCCGTGATGTTATTTACCATCTGGAAACATATGATGTGACGACGATCAGGGCATCTACCCCAATGTATCTTTTAGCAAGAGTGATCAAATCCATGGGGATCAAAATGGTTCTTTCCGGCGAAGGATCCGATGAGCTTTTCGGCGGATATCTTTATTTCCATAAAGCACCGAACGCCAAGGAATTTCACGATGAAACCGTAAGAAAACTGGGAAAACTTCATCTTTATGACTGCCTGAGAGCCAACAAAGCTTTAATGAGCTGGGGCATTGAAGGCCGTGTTCCTTTCCTGGATAAGGAATTTATGGATATTGCCATGACGGTGAACCCTAAGGACAAAATGATCAGTGCTTCTGAAGGAAAAATTGAAAAATGGGTCTTAAGAAAAGCGTTTGAGGATGTACTTCCCGATTCTATCGTATGGAGACAGAAAGAACAGTTTTCTGATGGCGTAGGGTATTCATGGATCGACACTTTAAAAGAGGTGGCTGAAAAAGAAGTTTCTGATGAGGTGATGGCTCATGCGAAATTCAGATTCCCGGTAAATACTCCTCAGAATAAAGAAGAATACCGTTACCGTACAATTTTTGAAGAACACTTCCCGAGTGAAACTTCTGCTGCAACGGTACCTTCCGTACCATCCGTAGCCTGTTCCACTCCTATTGCCCTGGAATGGGATGAAGCTTTCAAAAAAATGAATGATCCAAGCGGAAGAGCGGTGAAAGTGCATGAGACTTCTTATGAATAG
- a CDS encoding sensor histidine kinase: protein MFEKLLNFKLRKIVHYSLIVCILLIQIIIAAFFYNEFINRKNLAFIEQQLKGIHSLENLTDNSRKELINAQTYLQKYVISEDDRYLSSYFQSLNKLGSNLDSISHYKNKYPKLKTSLTSHKKDSLEIKKLKLLIDSTHQFSTKPNFRIRNDLPKLEKYDFGNSLDLFNFNVETKTYSDTIKKKGLFGRIGDAISGKENVRKESTVITLKHKKAPDASVMRKDLDSIFQLVNNYYTGEVKKIQVNATDKQNNTSEVYKMFSNLLIYSDGLMNIYESAIKGSKADLEKEYNKQNSRNNRIRTNLIFGSMILMFIVSILIMLLTRIAFVYEKKLNIANAQIKENLNFKNRILGMLSHELRSPLKIIGLFINRINKKTDDAKIKEYLTFISFTNDTLLMQANQILEYTRNQAVENKLIPVVFNLKQEIQSILHSIEPYIETRNNRFIIIENINPEVVVFSDNKKINQVFMNILGNANKFTENGEISVHISTEMINENVISFTAKISDTGIGISKSDLEKIFEPYYQGVLSEDVDNLGAGLGLSLCKEIVELYDGSITVSSEMKKGTTVIFSINLNCNNE from the coding sequence ATGTTTGAAAAACTGTTGAATTTTAAATTAAGAAAAATTGTTCATTATTCTCTCATTGTCTGTATTTTATTAATACAAATCATCATAGCCGCATTTTTTTATAATGAATTTATCAATAGGAAAAATTTAGCTTTTATTGAACAACAATTAAAGGGCATTCACTCGTTGGAAAACCTGACGGATAATTCCAGAAAAGAACTGATCAATGCACAGACCTATCTTCAGAAATATGTCATCAGCGAGGATGATCGGTATCTGAGCTCTTACTTTCAGTCATTAAACAAACTTGGGAGTAATTTGGACAGCATCAGCCATTACAAAAATAAATATCCAAAACTTAAAACTTCTTTAACGTCTCATAAAAAAGATTCGTTAGAAATAAAAAAATTAAAATTACTGATTGATTCTACACACCAGTTTTCAACAAAACCTAATTTCAGAATACGGAATGATCTTCCTAAACTTGAAAAATATGATTTCGGAAACAGCTTAGACCTATTTAACTTTAATGTTGAGACAAAGACCTATTCTGATACGATCAAGAAAAAAGGATTGTTCGGACGCATAGGGGACGCCATATCCGGAAAAGAAAATGTACGTAAAGAGAGTACGGTGATTACCCTGAAACATAAAAAAGCGCCTGATGCTTCCGTGATGCGCAAGGATCTGGACAGTATTTTTCAGTTGGTTAATAATTATTATACGGGGGAAGTTAAAAAAATACAGGTGAATGCCACCGACAAGCAGAATAATACCAGCGAAGTGTATAAGATGTTCAGTAATCTGCTGATCTACAGCGATGGTCTGATGAACATTTATGAATCTGCCATTAAAGGATCGAAAGCTGATCTTGAAAAAGAATATAATAAGCAGAATTCCAGAAATAACAGGATCAGAACCAATCTTATATTCGGATCGATGATTCTGATGTTTATTGTATCCATACTGATTATGCTGTTAACCAGAATAGCATTTGTTTATGAAAAAAAACTGAACATTGCCAATGCCCAGATTAAAGAAAATCTGAATTTTAAAAACAGGATATTGGGAATGCTGAGTCATGAACTGCGCTCACCTCTGAAAATTATAGGGTTGTTTATCAACCGGATCAATAAAAAGACAGATGATGCTAAAATTAAAGAATATCTTACCTTTATCAGTTTTACGAATGATACGCTGCTCATGCAGGCCAATCAGATCCTTGAATATACGAGAAATCAGGCGGTTGAAAATAAGCTGATTCCTGTTGTCTTTAATCTGAAACAGGAAATCCAGTCCATCTTACATTCGATTGAACCTTATATAGAAACAAGGAATAACAGGTTTATCATTATAGAAAATATAAATCCTGAAGTGGTCGTGTTTTCAGACAACAAAAAAATAAATCAGGTTTTTATGAACATTCTCGGAAATGCCAATAAGTTTACAGAAAATGGAGAAATCAGCGTTCATATAAGCACGGAAATGATTAATGAAAATGTCATTTCCTTTACTGCAAAAATAAGCGATACCGGAATCGGAATTTCAAAATCCGATTTAGAAAAAATATTTGAGCCTTATTACCAGGGAGTTTTATCCGAAGATGTAGATAACCTGGGTGCCGGCCTGGGATTAAGTTTATGCAAAGAGATCGTCGAGCTGTACGATGGAAGCATTACGGTATCCAGCGAAATGAAAAAAGGAACGACTGTGATTTTTTCGATAAATTTAAATTGTAATAATGAATGA
- a CDS encoding sulfate/molybdate ABC transporter ATP-binding protein, with protein sequence MLLEINNLYFSHTKEKPLFQNLNLRFEEGKIIALAGESGCGKSTLLNLIYGLLDWESGDIIFRGKPLLGPKGNLVPGEADMKFVAQNFDLMPYATVAENVGKFISNINLTQKKETVAELLEVVGLSEYADVLPKYLSGGQQQRVAIARALSVLPKLLILDEPFSNLDFSRKIELREKLFRYVKQNHISLLISTHELQDVIPWLDQIVILQDGRLIQNENPEETYRSPYQPYVARLFGEVNIFSDEEMADFNLSRFCYYPHQIKISETGCKAEVIESRFAGSHYWNKIRAKGKELIMYTDEKAEHQVTISFE encoded by the coding sequence ATGCTGTTAGAAATAAACAATTTATACTTCTCTCATACCAAGGAAAAACCTCTGTTCCAGAACCTGAATCTAAGGTTCGAAGAAGGTAAGATCATTGCATTGGCCGGTGAAAGCGGATGCGGAAAATCGACTTTACTGAACTTAATTTATGGTCTTCTGGACTGGGAAAGCGGAGATATTATTTTCAGGGGAAAGCCTCTTTTGGGACCAAAAGGAAATCTTGTTCCCGGAGAAGCAGACATGAAATTTGTTGCTCAGAATTTTGATCTGATGCCCTATGCTACTGTCGCAGAAAATGTCGGGAAATTTATTTCAAATATTAACCTCACTCAGAAAAAAGAAACCGTTGCCGAACTTCTTGAAGTGGTAGGATTATCCGAATATGCCGATGTTCTTCCTAAATATCTGAGCGGCGGGCAGCAACAGAGAGTAGCTATTGCCCGGGCCCTTTCTGTACTTCCGAAACTTCTGATCCTTGACGAGCCTTTCAGTAACCTTGATTTTTCAAGAAAAATAGAATTGCGCGAAAAGCTGTTCCGGTACGTGAAGCAGAATCATATTTCTCTGCTTATTTCGACCCACGAATTACAGGATGTGATCCCCTGGCTGGACCAGATTGTTATTTTACAGGACGGTAGACTTATCCAGAACGAAAATCCCGAGGAAACATATAGAAGCCCCTACCAACCTTATGTAGCAAGGCTTTTTGGTGAGGTGAATATTTTCAGTGATGAAGAAATGGCAGATTTTAATCTCTCCAGGTTCTGTTACTATCCACACCAGATAAAAATCTCTGAAACCGGCTGTAAAGCAGAAGTTATAGAAAGCAGATTTGCAGGAAGCCATTATTGGAACAAAATAAGAGCAAAGGGGAAAGAGCTGATTATGTATACGGACGAAAAGGCAGAACATCAGGTAACCATTTCCTTTGAGTAA
- a CDS encoding YceI family protein: MKKGLFSIAVPAFFAAAVLISCTKEKPLTSESNEVVTTKDGNQYVLDTLNSRVEWKGYKIFKSENTGHFGTIKFESGDVTVKDGKLKSGKFVADMNSLTSEDLKNDAEQLDKLNGHLKSGDFFEVEKFPTASYEITKVAPSAEGDYNTTLDGNLTVKGITKPVQFKANVAVKNGEVSIKTEPKDIKREDFGVKFQAPAENGVIKDEVTLQINVKALEKK; the protein is encoded by the coding sequence ATGAAAAAAGGACTGTTTTCGATAGCCGTTCCGGCTTTTTTTGCTGCTGCCGTATTGATTTCGTGTACAAAAGAAAAACCTCTGACCAGTGAGAGCAATGAAGTGGTGACTACAAAAGACGGAAACCAGTACGTGCTGGATACTTTAAACAGTAGAGTAGAATGGAAAGGCTATAAAATATTTAAATCTGAAAACACAGGTCATTTTGGAACAATAAAGTTTGAAAGTGGAGATGTGACCGTAAAGGACGGTAAACTTAAAAGCGGAAAATTTGTTGCTGATATGAATTCTTTAACTTCTGAAGATCTTAAGAATGATGCTGAACAGTTGGATAAATTAAACGGTCATCTTAAAAGCGGAGATTTTTTTGAGGTAGAAAAATTCCCAACCGCTTCTTACGAGATAACAAAAGTTGCGCCCTCTGCCGAAGGTGATTACAATACGACTTTAGATGGGAACTTAACGGTAAAAGGGATCACAAAACCAGTACAGTTTAAGGCCAATGTCGCGGTGAAAAACGGAGAAGTAAGCATTAAAACCGAACCCAAAGATATTAAAAGAGAGGACTTCGGAGTGAAATTTCAGGCTCCTGCTGAAAATGGCGTCATTAAAGATGAGGTAACGCTCCAGATCAACGTGAAAGCTTTAGAGAAAAAATAA
- the pheS gene encoding phenylalanine--tRNA ligase subunit alpha has translation MIEKIEELLVEVNSFSTTSREEIENFRIKYNGKKGILNDFFEKFKEVPNDQKKEFGLKINTLKNAVNVKLEDLKNSSESSVVSEKEDLTRPAFPLDLGSRHPINLVKNRIIEIFKSIGFAVADGPEIEDDWHNFTALNLPEYHPARDMQDTFFIEQNPDILLRTHTSSVQIRYMEENKPPIRILSPGRVFRNEAVSSRSHCIFHQIEGLYIDENVSFADLKQTIQFFTTELFGKSKIRMRPSYFPFTEPSAEIDVYWGLNSETDYRITKGTGWLEIMGCGMVDPAVLKNVNIDAEKYSGYAFGMGIERIVMLLYQMSDIRMFFENDIRTLEQFKTL, from the coding sequence ATGATAGAAAAGATAGAAGAACTACTGGTTGAGGTAAACAGCTTCAGTACTACATCTAGGGAAGAGATCGAAAACTTCCGCATCAAGTATAATGGTAAGAAAGGAATTCTGAACGATTTTTTCGAAAAATTTAAAGAAGTTCCTAACGATCAGAAGAAAGAATTCGGTCTGAAAATCAATACCTTAAAGAACGCTGTCAACGTAAAGCTGGAGGATTTAAAAAATTCTTCCGAATCTTCTGTGGTCTCAGAGAAAGAGGACCTTACGAGACCTGCTTTTCCTTTAGATTTAGGGTCAAGACATCCTATTAATTTAGTCAAAAACAGAATCATTGAAATTTTCAAATCCATCGGCTTTGCAGTAGCAGATGGTCCTGAGATTGAAGATGACTGGCATAATTTTACCGCCCTGAATCTTCCCGAATATCATCCGGCAAGAGATATGCAGGATACTTTCTTTATTGAACAAAACCCGGATATCCTTTTGAGAACCCATACTTCTTCTGTCCAGATCCGATATATGGAAGAAAATAAACCGCCCATCAGGATTTTATCTCCGGGACGGGTATTCAGAAATGAGGCGGTATCTTCGCGTTCTCACTGTATCTTCCATCAGATCGAAGGATTGTATATTGATGAAAATGTAAGTTTTGCAGATCTGAAACAAACCATTCAGTTTTTTACGACCGAGCTTTTCGGAAAGTCGAAAATAAGAATGAGACCTTCTTATTTTCCTTTCACAGAACCAAGTGCCGAAATTGATGTATATTGGGGACTAAATTCGGAAACGGATTACAGGATTACGAAAGGTACAGGCTGGCTTGAAATCATGGGTTGTGGAATGGTAGATCCTGCTGTTCTGAAAAATGTGAATATCGATGCCGAAAAATATTCCGGATATGCTTTCGGAATGGGAATTGAAAGAATTGTAATGCTTCTTTACCAAATGAGCGACATCAGAATGTTCTTTGAAAATGATATCAGAACATTGGAACAGTTTAAAACCCTGTAG
- a CDS encoding zinc ribbon domain-containing protein YjdM yields the protein MSDTVLCPKCGSEFTYPSDNMTVCSQCFYEWNADETAAESSNEGKILDSNGNELQDGDSVVVIKDLPVKGAPKPVKAGTKVKNIRLRPDSDHNIDCKIDGFGSMALKSEFVKKA from the coding sequence ATGAGTGATACTGTACTTTGCCCGAAATGTGGTTCCGAATTTACCTATCCAAGTGATAACATGACCGTTTGTTCCCAGTGTTTCTATGAGTGGAATGCTGACGAAACAGCTGCTGAATCTTCAAACGAAGGAAAAATTCTTGATTCGAACGGAAATGAATTGCAGGACGGAGATTCTGTTGTAGTTATTAAAGATTTACCTGTTAAAGGTGCTCCAAAACCGGTAAAAGCTGGTACTAAAGTTAAAAATATCCGGTTAAGACCCGACAGCGATCATAATATTGACTGTAAAATTGACGGTTTCGGTTCTATGGCTCTGAAGTCAGAATTCGTGAAAAAAGCATAA
- a CDS encoding pirin family protein, with protein MTTKKVEKIISPKPAHFVGDGFRVHNFIPGVHGLDMKRMDPFIMLDYNSKFHFNGTDQPRGVGVHPHRGFETVTIAYQGRVQHHDSAGGGGIIGEGDVQWMTAAKGVLHKEYHETEWAKTGGIFQMVQLWVNLPSVYKMSCPKYQAIKNSDMRKIDLSENGFIELISGQYRDQKGPAFTFSPVHMMNAKLKKGGKADFSFPGSFNTGALIIEGNVIINGEEKAPVNNFVLFRNEGELFTIEATEDSVILIISGMPLEEPIYPHGPFVMNSREEIMQAFEDYNLGRFGYLAE; from the coding sequence ATGACAACGAAAAAAGTAGAAAAGATAATATCTCCAAAACCCGCTCATTTTGTGGGTGACGGTTTTAGAGTTCATAATTTTATTCCGGGGGTGCATGGATTGGATATGAAAAGAATGGATCCTTTCATCATGCTTGATTATAATTCAAAATTTCATTTTAACGGAACAGATCAGCCACGGGGGGTCGGCGTCCATCCTCACCGTGGTTTTGAAACCGTAACCATAGCTTATCAGGGTCGTGTTCAGCATCATGACAGTGCGGGCGGCGGCGGAATTATCGGTGAAGGCGATGTTCAGTGGATGACTGCTGCGAAAGGCGTTCTTCACAAGGAATATCACGAGACGGAGTGGGCTAAAACAGGCGGAATCTTTCAGATGGTTCAGCTTTGGGTCAACCTGCCTTCCGTGTATAAGATGAGCTGTCCGAAATACCAGGCTATCAAAAATTCGGATATGAGAAAAATTGATCTTAGCGAAAATGGCTTTATCGAATTAATTTCCGGTCAGTATCGGGATCAAAAAGGTCCGGCCTTTACTTTCAGCCCGGTTCATATGATGAATGCAAAACTGAAAAAGGGAGGAAAAGCAGATTTTAGTTTTCCCGGAAGTTTCAATACAGGTGCCCTGATCATAGAGGGGAATGTTATCATCAACGGAGAAGAGAAGGCTCCTGTGAATAATTTCGTTTTATTTAGAAATGAAGGAGAGCTGTTTACCATTGAAGCTACAGAAGATTCGGTGATCTTAATCATCAGCGGAATGCCATTGGAAGAACCTATTTATCCACATGGTCCATTTGTCATGAATTCCAGAGAGGAGATCATGCAGGCCTTTGAAGATTACAATCTGGGAAGATTCGGATATCTGGCAGAATAA